One part of the Rutidosis leptorrhynchoides isolate AG116_Rl617_1_P2 chromosome 1, CSIRO_AGI_Rlap_v1, whole genome shotgun sequence genome encodes these proteins:
- the LOC139865792 gene encoding uncharacterized protein — translation MGSEIHTVGYWLNWRVFLCRLTILSSGAVAVYLIVRFERPLQENVKDEKKLYEDDGWKPSLRCIHLVCLLVIRFISFSLLQALIIYHAILRGGILDIGSEYCLLFDSIGPREQPKVAGLWTIILQIIFQMQAGAIVFTFSIFWVSRFHILSAKNLIKACVHSVNLVLVLIETAFNNFVALYFPEYVFSILPVMVPGSTTI, via the exons ATACAGTGGGTTACTGGCTGAATTGGAGAGTTTTTCTGTGTCGACTCACGATCTTGAGTTCTGGGGCTGTTGCTGTGTATCTGATAGTCAGATTTGAAAGGCCATTGCAAGAGAATGTAAAAGACGAAAAGAAATTGTATGAAGATGATGGCTGGAAACCATCACTTAGGTGCATTCATCTCGTCTGCTTACTGGTGATACGGTTCATCAGTTTCAGTTTGCTTCAGGCTCTTATCATCTACCATGCCATTCTTCGTGGAGGCATA CTGGACATTGGTAGTGAATATTGTCTACTTTTTG ATAGTATTGGCCCAAGGGAACAACCTAAAGTTGCCGGCTTATGGACTATCATATTGCAGATAATATTCCAG ATGCAGGCAGGTGCGATTGTGTTTACGTTTTCTATTTTTTGGGTATCGAGATTCCACATCTTATCCGCAAAAAATCTA ATAAAAGCATGTGTACACTCGGTGAATCTCGTGCTTGTGCTTATTGAGACGGCATTTAATAACTTC GTGGCCTTATATTTTCCTGAATATGTCTTCTCCATTCTCCCCGTTATG GTACCTGGGAGTACCACTATATGA